Within Myotis daubentonii chromosome 13, mMyoDau2.1, whole genome shotgun sequence, the genomic segment CCTCTGGCCTCACGTACAGCCTCAAGCACATTCGGGAGCTCTCTGGAAGCAGCATCGAGCAAATCAAGGTGAGGAACTCGGTGCTTTTGGTCTTTTTCAGATTTAAGCTTTTTTTACGAACCATCCTGAGTTTCCATGGAGAGTGAAGCACTCCCGACCTGGCGGACCCCAGCCCCGCTCCGAGCTCGCAGCGCCCCctcctggctgggctctgggacAGCTCACGGGCCTCTGAGCCCAGTTCCGCATTCAGCTCCAGGGTCGGCATCCGACCCCCTCTTCCATCTAAACACCTTGAGAGGAGCTGCTCTAGGCGCTCACCCCCGTCTCCTGTCTTTCACTGGAAGGGACGGGCATTTCCCCCTTCTAGGGACCAGACGGTTGGCGTCCACAGGTCCTCGCAGCCTCGTGGGCCTgtcctggggcggggcggggctggaacTAGCTGGGCCTGAGGGGAGGCTGGGGTGTGACCCGAGCTAGAGGACGGACGTCAGCACTGCCGGCCTCCTGAGTGAGAATGGAGGCCTTTCCCCTTTCAGCGCCCGTGTCCCCgcacacctgggggggggggggtgtctcaggGTCCCAGGTGGAGGGAGTAACCCTCTTGTTCCAGGGCCCTGGTCTGACTGCCCCACTTCCCAGGGGTCCAGCCACCATCCCGCACACTCTGTTCTGAGTTCCCCCGACCCCGCCCAGGGCCTCGAGGCTCCGAGGATGTGCCAAGGGGTGGTCCCCAGGCTGAGACCTTTTTGCTACCCAGCAGGATCCTGCAGCCGGTGGGGAGGCCGTGATGACATGCAGAGGGGAAGGCATTTGGCTGCTATAAAGCCGGGGTCCAGTCGGGGAGTATTGTCATTTATAAGCTCTCACATGCAGAGCACTgagcccctctctctcctctgcagtTCGCAGCCATCGGCCCCACCACCGCGCGCGCCCTGGCCGCCCAGGGCCTGCCCGTGAGCTGCACTGCCGAGAGCCCCACGCCACAAGCCCTGGCCGCAGGCATCCGGACGGCGCTCCAGCCTCACAGCAGCTGAGGCGGCCAGCCCGGCCTTCCTGTGGGCCAAGGACAAGgggggctgcctgcagggggTGAGGATCCCCCCTCCAGCGCCTCCTCGTGCCCGATGGAACCACCGGCACCAGCGATCAGGAGGGGACCTGGGCTGGCGGCCGGCCGTGCACGTCACTTTCCTCCACCAAGGCCCCTCGGACCCTCACCCAGCGCGTGCTTCCTCCAGCAGCAGGAAGAAGTCCCAGGAACCACACTGGCCCCCGTGGGACTGGGCGGGGTGGCTGTGCAGCTTCCAGGGCAGGTGGTGTCTGGGGGAGGACGGATGTGCCCACGTCTGAACCAACACGCCTGTGTGAGTGAAGGCTGCTGTGTGTGAAGTATCTGTTCATCCTACAAAAAGGGCCTCAGTGCCGCCCTGGGAGCGGGAAATGTAAGTCAAACACAGAGCCTTCCTTCAAAAGCGGAAGCGCAGCCTAGTCCGCCAGGCAGGGGCCCCACCCGCCTGCGTTTCCTGGAATCAGATGTGAGGGCTGGAGCTCCAGCAGCCCTTTGGGGCctgggtgaccttgagaaagGAGGCTCAGTACGGCAGGGGACACGTGGATGCTAACTAGCCTGCCCTGGACTTCCTGAATAGAAGAGAAATGTGAACTCCTGCTTTGTTTAAACCACTCTTATTTTGAGGTTTTCTGTTATAATCAAATCCCAGACACAGGATGGAACCGGCTGGCTGTGAGTGACTCAGGCCCACGCGGTCAGGGGCGGGCTGCTTTCTACCAGGAGAGGTGCATGTTCTGTAGGGTTTGGGGTCTCGGGCGGAGGGTGGGAAAGAAAGTGAAGCCCTCCATCCTGATGGCCAACAACTCACCTTGGTGAGCAGCCCAGTGACCGCGCATCTCTGAGGTTTTCCATACAGAACAGAGCAGCCCCAGTGACCCAGCACACCACGGAGCTCTCTCACCGCTCTGACCCCCcgcctgggggatggggggggacgAAAACAGCCGCAGAGCCAGCCTCCCAGGGGCCCCCTGCCCTGAGCTCCAGTCAGGAGGTGAGCGCCTGCTCCTGGGTGTCTCCACTGCAGCCAGAACAGCTGCTGCCCCAGAGCAGTCCGCGCTGGTCAATGAGCAAATGCTCTCGCTCGGGTGCTGCTTGGTCTGCGTTTCAAGGTTTACCTGGTGGAAAGGGTTACCCGGCTGACTAAGGTGACTTCGGGTCGCTGCCCGACACCCGTATGGCTGGCCTGTGCTGGGTGCCTGGGGACCGGGGACAGGACAGCTCCTGCCCACAGGGCCAACCACCTGGAAAGAAgagtcaggaggcagctgagctcGGCATGGACGTCTGTACTTCACAGGACAGCCCGTGGGGGACGCGGGGCCCACCTCTCAGGACAGGCTCCGCAGCAGCGCGCTCCGGGCCCCGTCCGTCCTGGGGGGAGGCAGCCTCTCAGCTTCCGCACCCAGCCGCCTGCCCCTGCGGCGGATGCCGCTGACCGTCAGAGTTTCCTTCAGGGATAAAAAGCAAAGTTAGGCTCCTTGTACAGCCTGTTTCTCGCCGCCCACTCCCAGCTCGGGCAGGGGCGGCCGCCGGAGCCGCCTCTGAGGGACCCGAGCACACGGCTGCCCTGCGGCCTCAGGGCGGCCAGGGTGAGTCCCCAGAGGGGCAGCCCCCGAGGCTCCGGACAGCAGACAGCGCTGAccagccgcccgcccgcccgcccgccaagAACCTCAGTGTGAGCTCAGCCCAGCCCCGAGGTGGGGCAGCCAGGATTCCATGCTCACCTGCCTCTGccttttttttaagatatgtttttattgacttcggagagggagagggagagggagagggaggggaagtcgACGCTAACCATTGAGAAGCCCGGCCTTTGCCTTTTGAAGCTTTCCCGCTGTCCCCGACTCACAGGGCGCGGCCCCAGGTGTCCCATGGGAGGGTGTTCTCACGCTTACCCACCTCACTCACCTCAAGGCGCTGGCCAGCTTGCAGTAGAGACAGAGGAAGCAGCACATGAGGAAAAACGAGGCGATCAATAAGCCGCCACCGATGGCAATCATGACCTCCACGTCCACCTTGTCGACCATGCCCTCAAAGTCGAACATGTTTCTGGGCAGAGATGTGCAGGGCAGTGACTGTgggccccctcacctgccccccctcccccagccaggcacAGCCCCAGGATGCTTCATGGAGGAAGCATGAACCCCACCCACAGGCCTACGCCTGTGAAACACGGACGGTCTCCCAGGGAGGCCGAGGGCCTCAGCCACACGGGGGTAAAGGGTTTATTCGCGGATGAAAAGGGACTGAAATGCAgtcagaaggaaggaaatcagGACAGATGGTGGGAAgggctttctctccctctcatgaGCAGTAACGTGCAGGTAGCAGCGAGTAACAAGCCTCACGTGAGCAAATAGCTTCACTCCCAAATCCTGAAATGTGCTCCTTTTCAGAGTCAGAGGTGACCCCTCACTGTGCATCAGGCTTAAACATCTTCCGTGGGAATAAGCAAGGGAATGTCTTTTTCCACAATGCTATGTTGTGCACTGCTGAGAATGTGGAAACCTACTTTGTAAATAATACAGATGACAGAGAAAAAGATTTCAATCCCCCCACTGGCACCTCCTCATGCCACCTCAGCGTTTAAGGAGATTCTAGAAGCTTCCAGCCAAACCCTCCCCCAGGCTTAGGGACGGCAAGTGTCCTGCACAGACCAGGAGCCAGTTTCTCCAGGAGCCCTTTCCCTCGCTGTGTAGGGCACACAGCTTCCTCTGCCACTTTTCCTCCTAAATCCAACTGATTGCCTCAAAATCCAATTTACCTGGAACACGCGCTCTGGGTAATCAAACACTCTGAGCCCGGAAGCCAGTCCACGCAGAGGCTGGGCAGTGCTGGGGCGAAAGGCACCCCCAGAGACAAGCAGACCACCCGACTGGTAGGCACACGTCCCTGCGTCCAGCCGTCCGGACCCGCATGAGGCCAACTGCATGGGACAGCGAGAAAGAGGACACGTTAACTAGAGAACAGGGCCTCGGTAGGAGCCGCCTCCCACCTGATCCCGGGCAGGGATCTGACGGCCGGCACCGGCCCAGCTGTCGCAAGTGCTTCGACCTGACTCTCGGGAGGGGTCCTCGGCCAGAGCACTCGACTCCACGGGCCCCACCCGACTCAGTCAGACCCCTCAGGACACAGGCTGTGTGACATCAGCTCAGGAACCGCTCTCAGGCCCAGGGTTCTCAGTTCCGTTCCGCGGCCAGAGTTCTGGCCCCCAGCAGACAGAACACCTAGATAACGTTTTGAATAATTATGTCCTAAGACTTACACCTTTTCGGGTGTCTGTTTCCCCGGAGAAAACATTTAGGGTTTGTCTTCTAATGGAAACATAGTTTGAGatttcaatttaataaaaaggaaagaaaacccagTGACGTGGGAAATGAGTGACGCCCTCACACCCAAGATGGGCTGTTTTAGCCACTCCACCGTGACAGTGTGCAGCCACCCGTGTCTCCctcacactgatgcttctctctccccttcctctctctctctaaaatcaataaaaattaaaaataaaaacagcccagcaggtgtggctcagtgcttgagtgtcaacctatgaaccaggaggacatggttcgattcccggtcagggcacatgcctgggtggcatgtttgatccccagtagggagcgtgctggaagcagccaatccatgattgtctcatcactgatggtttctctctctccctctctgaaaatcaattaaatacacacacacacacacacatatactagaggcccagtgcacaaaaatttgtgcactgggtggggggcagggtccctcagcccggcctgcgctctcttgcagtccgggagcccttgggggatgtccacctgccagcttaggcccagtcttTGGGGGATCGACccatgctggcagtcagacatccctctggcagcctgggggccctcggggatgtccaactgatgggcTTAAGCCGCAGTCGGAcagccttagtgctgccacagaggtgggagaggctcccatcactgccACTGGGCTCACAgacatcagcccggcttgtggctgagtggagctgcctccgtgggagtgcactgaccaccagagggcagctcctgcattgagcatctgcctcctggtggtcagtgcacatcatagtgaccggttgttcctgGTCATTCCAAGttagggtcactttgcatattacccttatataggatatccaccttcaggtgaggattagaaaaaaatccCTGAACCCGTAGAACAGACCCCATGTTGCCGTTACCTGGGATGATAAACACCGATCTTCATGAACATGGGAAGATGCATGTGCTGTTCCATTGAGCTTAAATAAAGTAGAGAATACGTGACATGTACAACTACACACAGGTACTTCTCTATGTATGCACACATTGCATCCATCCGCAAGGATGTTCACGGAGACGTTGCCATCTGAGTCACAGGCATCCCCTTTATTCTCGGTACTTCCAAAAGCTACACCTTCCTATACTGACTAGGTAttccttttagagagagaaacaaaagcaataagaaaaaattgataaacaaataaaatttcccCTCCCCAAAAAGGACCCAGACTCGGGGGGTGTGAAGTGCAGCACAGGGAacgtgtatggtgccaggtggggaatcactttgtaaattatatgtctgaccactatgctgtacaccggaaactaatataatattgaatgtcaactgaaTTGGcaaatcaaaaataaaacaaaaggtaaaaaattaaaaagcaatttccACTCTAAAAGAAACAGACCCTAACTACTAGCAAATGCATGGTCCTGGGGGCTCACTGCAGGCGCAGTTCTGAGGCGGGTTGCGGGTTTTGCgcctccacccccaggccccatGGACACTGTcaccgccccccacctcccaacaGCTCACTCGCAGCCCACTAGCCCCCAAGCACGTCGCCAGGGAAACGCATCACAGGCGGCTGCGAGTTCCCCATGTAATTACCCGAGGACTCGGCACACGGAGCaggcggaggggtggggggtcTCACCCCGCCAGAGGGGTGGTCGGGTCTTCACGGGGCGGCGAGCGCCGGACCGCCTGGCAGCACGCTTCACGCCTGGGTGAGAGGGCAGGGCGcctgggcgggaggggagggcgcccgggcgggagggcagggcgcGGGCGGCTCCGCGCGGCCGCTTATAAGGGCTTCCCGGCCTCTCCGCGGCGGGGAGACGGGGACGGAGCGGAGGCGGACGGCGGGCTCCAGCCGGGCCATGCTCGCGGCCTCCATCTTCCGTCCGACCCTGCTGCTCTGCTGGCTCGCTGCCCCGCGGGCCGCCCGGCCAGAGGCGCTTTTCCACAGCCGGGACCGCTCGGACCTGGCGGCGTCCCCGCTGCGCCGCGCCACGCCCATCGCCGACCTCCTCGCCGCGCAGGTAGGGAAGCCGAGACCAGGACCACGCGCCCGCACCCACAGCCCAGGCGCACCTGCACGCACGCGCACGCACCCACAGGCGTACctgcacgcacacgcacgcacacacacccacagGCGCACctgcacgcacacgcacgcacccACAGGCGCACctgcacgcacacgcacgcacccACAGGCGCACCTGCGCGCACACGCACGCGCACCCACAGGCGCACCTGCACGCGCACGCGCACGCACCCACAGGCGCACCTGCAGGCACACAGCTGTGCACGCTTACACAGCTGTGCACGTACGCACATGCACACGCCCACAGGTGTGCACGCAGTCACtggtgcacacacgcacacgtgtGCACACGCCTTTCAGGTGCTGGACCTCGAGAGCTGCCCAGCACAGGTAAACACACAACCACACAACGCAGTAAATATGGAAACCGCTAAGCAGCGCCGGGCTGTGCAGATAGAAACCACAGAGAACAGAGTGTGCAACACGCGCTGTTGGCCGGGCGCCCCACCGATCTGGGTTTCTCTCCCGCAGCGGTTCCTGTCCAAATACGGCTGGGCCGAGGGCCCCCCGGGGGCGGGGTTCGCGGCCCCAGTGCCCCGGGGTCCCCGCCGCGATGGGCCGCCCGAGGGTCCTCGGGGTGCCGCCTTGGCCGAGGCTCTGCGCAGGTTCCAGAAGGTCAACGCGCTGCCGGCGAGCGGGCGGCTGGACGCGGCCACCCTGGCGGCCATGAACCGGCCCCGCTGCGGCGTCCCGGACACGCGGCCCCCATTGCAGGCCGTGAGCACCGCACcccggcccccgccgcccccgcccggcccccgccccaaGGCCCGCCCCAAGCGCTTCCTGCACACGCTGCTCCGGGCGCCTGCTGGCCGGCAGCCCGAGGACGCGGCGCAGGCTGGGGGCGCCCAGGCCTTCGCCAAGAGGACCCTGAGCtggaggctggtgggggagggctaCAGCCGCCAGCTCTCCGCGGAGGAGCAGCGGCACGTCTTCCGCCTGGCCTTCCGCATGTGGAGCGAGGTGACGCCCCTCACCTTCCGGGAGGACCTCGCTGGCCCGGGGGCCATGGTTGACATAAAGCTGGGATTTGGACGAGGTGAGAGGGGCGAAGACGGTGCTTCCTACCTGTCCTCCCTGCTGGCAGGCGGGCCGCTCTGCCTCTCCCATAGGCCGAGGCCGGGACCTCAGCATAATGGGGACTTGGGGTAAAACAGACCGACTGGGGGAACCCCACTCTGGCCTCCTCCTCGCCTCAGTCACCCAGAGCAGTGGCACCAACCCGCTGCCTGGCTGTTCTGAGATGGCACCTGGGGGCGCATTGTCAGCCTCTGTGGATGTTGCTTTATTACAACTCGCTGGGAAGGGCACGCGTGTCAccctgcagagcccagagggTCTCATGGGGACACGTCAGAGGAGGTCAGCCAGGGGGCATGGCTCAAGGTGCTCACGTGGGCTCGGTGGGCTCCTCAGGGCACAAGGCAGATGGCCGGTCCTCCCCCAGGCCCACCCCCTCCTGCTGCGTGGGTTTGGACACAGTCACTTCTCAGCAGCCCCCTCTGGGAACTAGGGGTCCCGAAGGCGGCCCCACAGTCTCCCTGGAGTCACATCCTCGTGTGAGAAGCGCCCAGAGCACCGTTGGTTGGGAAGCGATGTGAATGGAAGGATGTGACCGTGGGCAGCGCCAGCTTTACTTCCTGACCACACAGCGGTCAGGGGCCAGCGCagacctgcctcctcctcctccgtggcCGGCAGCGGTCCACGGCCACCCGCCCCAGCTCTGCTCGTTCCCACAGCACTCAGCGCGCCGCTGTTTCTGTCTTTAGACTTTgtggatttttattgatttcagagaggaagggagagagagaaacatcagtgagggagaaccactgatcggctgcctcctgcacaccccccactggggactgagcctgcaactgggcatgtgcctgacccggaattaaaccatgaccttctggttcatggatgAGGCAGCCAATGGGGCTGGGCCATGGGGCTGGGCTCTGTCTTTAGACTTTGTAACGGTTTATAAAGAACTGCGGCTCATGCAGCCTCAAGTGGAGGAATTAGTCCAGGCTGGACGGCCAGCCCCTGGGGCCCGGGACCCTACAGGTCTGTGCTCTCAGGTCCCGCCAGGTGGGGAGTCTGTGCAACAGGCAGTCCTCGTtcacctgcccccctcccctggccaggccgGCACCTGGGCTGTCCTCGGGTGTTCGATGGGGTCGGGCAGGAGTTTGCACACGCCTGGCGCCTGGGCGATATTCACTTTGACGATGACGAGCACTTCACCCCGCCCACCAGCGACAGGGGCATCAGCCTCCTCAAGGTGAGTGGTCGCAGCTGATCGTAGTGACGGGCAAAGGTCAGTGTGGGCAGGAGGGAGTCCGGGCGGCCAGGCTCTCCTCCTGAGGAagttccctcctcctgcccaagCCTCTCCCGGCacagcctgcccccgccccccccccctcagaggGCGGGCCCCAGACGCCCAGGGCCGGTGCTGCACATGGCTTGTGTTCCCTTCCAGGTGGCCGTCCATGAGATTGGCCACGTCCTCGGCTTGCCTCACAGCTACAGGGCAGGATCCATAATGCAGCCAAATTATCTTCCCCGCGGGCCTGCGTTCGAGTTGGACTGGTCAGACCGGAAAGCAATCCAGAGGCTGTATGGTAAGACTTCTGGGAGGGCACCCTCCGAGCTGACAGAGGACACCCCTTCCTCAGTCTGCCGCCCCCAGCAGCTGCCTGCCGGCTCTGGGGCGGCAGTGATGGGCGGCCCTGCCCAGACCAGGCGCGTGGAGAGCTAAGGGCATGCTCCTGGGTTTGTTCCCCCGCGTCCTCTCTTTCCGGCGGTTCAGTATGTTCCCCGGAAGCAGGAGGGGCACGCGGTGGTTTTCTAGACCAGTGGCCACCGGGCCAGGCGTCCCAGGAGAGGGACGAGAGCTGGGAGCGGGGGAAGAAGCTGTCTGTCACCTCAAGGCGAAGAGCAGCGTGGCCTTGCGGGAGGAGCTCTAACGTCTGATCGTTCAGGCCGAAGTGCGGGTGGTTAACGGCCTGCTGGAAGGGATTCATGATTTGGCGCTGAGGCTGCAGGGAAGGGAAGCTGCCCTCTGCTTCTCCGTCTGCGGCAGGGACCGTCCCCATTTCTGTGCGACTCACGCCGCCTGTTCTCGGCACGCAGCGCGCTTGTTGAATACCTCGTGCCAGGACACATTTATCTCCCTCCATGGAGACCCCATTCTGAGCGTGCCCACAGCAGGCCACCCCggcctctcctgctcccccactcagccggggaggggggctgctTCCCCTCATGGGGGGCCTGCTCTCAGGTGACTCCATGGGAGGCTCGGCTTAGCCACACTCTGCACAAGTCACCCGTGACAGCAGGAACCTTGGTGTTGGCGCCGCGTGGCAAGTGGCCGGGCTTTTTCTTAGGTTCCTGCGCAGGCTCATTTGACACCGCCTTCGACTGGATTCGTCAGGAGCGGAACCCCCACGGGGACGCAACGGCACGGTTCAGCACCTATCTCTTCCGCAACAGCTGGTACTGGCTGTACGAGAACCGGAACAACCGGACCCGGTacggggaccccctccccatcctcaccGGCTGGCGTGGGGTCCCAGCACAGAACATAGACGCCTTCGTCCACATCTGGACTTGGAGGAGAGACGAGcgctatttttttaaaggtagaggTCCCGATGGCcggctctgtttctctggaacGAGTGCTTTCGGAGAGTgttttgtgccctgactggggagctGTCCCTAACGCTCTTGAACTTAACTTCTGTCAGTTCCGTCGGGCTGTAAGCTCTGAGCACAGGGATTGTGCTGTGTCCTCATCTCTTAAGCAGGCACTGAATGGATGCATCGAATGAATGAGTGACTGAGTGGACTGGGCGGGGCTCTGACGAGATTGCCAAAGAACTGTAAGACAGCGCCCTCCCTGCAGTTTTCATCTGATTCTGGAGAGAAACCCCCCTCGTACCCCTCCCCAATGACAagtgtgtgaaggggtagagcgAGCAGTAGGGACAACTGCTGTGACCCCAAATCAGGTGCGGAAGCCGCCCCAGGAGTCAGGACTTGGCCCAGACTGGAAGAAGGGGTGGGAGCTGTGCTCAGGAGAGGACCCTGAGTGGGGGGCCATGGGGGGCTTGGAGGCTGGGAGCGAACGAGCGGACGAGGCAGCTGTGCCCTGGAGGTGGCCAGGCGCTCACACGATGGGTGAGGATGGAAGGACAGGGTCAGCCCCGGCAGAGCCTCGAATGCGAGGCCCAGGCAGCGAGGAATGGAGGCCGCTCTGGGTGGGAGGGTCAGTGTTCTGGGGGAGGCAGGACtgaggtgggggcctggcggtGTTGGGGAGCACCCGGAGCAGCGGTGTGTGTAGGCGctgcctttccttcccctgcAGCCGGAGCCCCAGCACAGAGCCATGTTGCTTTAAATGGGAGCCGGGAGTTAACCCCGAGGCAACAGCCAGACTGACAGAACTTTGCATGCGAAATCTGCCGTAAGAAATCCATGAATACATTTAGTCCTGATGTTCCTTCACGTCATACAAAGCACTCTTTCAGTTCAGCGACATGGTTTCCGGCGGCCTTCTGTGGTTTGGATGTTTCAGAGTAGGTGTGGTTTAAGTCCTGACT encodes:
- the MMP21 gene encoding matrix metalloproteinase-21, which codes for MLAASIFRPTLLLCWLAAPRAARPEALFHSRDRSDLAASPLRRATPIADLLAAQRFLSKYGWAEGPPGAGFAAPVPRGPRRDGPPEGPRGAALAEALRRFQKVNALPASGRLDAATLAAMNRPRCGVPDTRPPLQAVSTAPRPPPPPPGPRPKARPKRFLHTLLRAPAGRQPEDAAQAGGAQAFAKRTLSWRLVGEGYSRQLSAEEQRHVFRLAFRMWSEVTPLTFREDLAGPGAMVDIKLGFGRGRHLGCPRVFDGVGQEFAHAWRLGDIHFDDDEHFTPPTSDRGISLLKVAVHEIGHVLGLPHSYRAGSIMQPNYLPRGPAFELDWSDRKAIQRLYGSCAGSFDTAFDWIRQERNPHGDATARFSTYLFRNSWYWLYENRNNRTRYGDPLPILTGWRGVPAQNIDAFVHIWTWRRDERYFFKGNRYWRYDSDRDQAYTEDEQGHGYPRLVSAGFPGVPSPLDTAFYDRRERLIYFFKGSWVFAFDVNRNQVLGSFPKKMTEVFPAIEPRNHPLRSLDAAYYSYAHRAVFLFKGSAYWRVASAEDRQRRPGLPPNGLFPRQPIPEKWFDVCDVHTSTLNMS